One window of Cucurbita pepo subsp. pepo cultivar mu-cu-16 chromosome LG19, ASM280686v2, whole genome shotgun sequence genomic DNA carries:
- the LOC111782281 gene encoding suppressor protein SRP40-like yields the protein MPSGAKRRKAAKKKKVLEAHINPSSNTSQGKEGVKNRDSASQNNPSHTNPFGEGNKEIEESSSSNAGGGLSNVETNQKGGLTSETKNDTVQNESDKGSRDDDRSSSSSSSRSSSSDDESIDSTKKREELDGKTSDLVSSTAASIANSAMPGVSASEGTISIVENAFAENSSIPDMIASKKLETATKEQSSKPNEDGDLDLSAHAESPENFKPEAEDQPLIESRPPVPQRTSWLSCCGLCDVFTGSNR from the exons ATGCCGTCAGGTGCTAAGAGACGAAAAGCagccaagaaaaagaaggtatTGGAAGCGCATATCAATCCCTCTTCCAACACTTCTCAAG GAAAGGAGGGTGTTAAGAACCGTGATTCTGCTTCTCAGAATAACCCAAGCCACACCAATCCATTTGGTGAAGGGAATAAGGAAATAGAAGAGAGCAGCTCATCAAACGCTGGGGGAGGCCTGAGCAATGTAGAGACAAACCAGAAAGGGGGACTGACATCGGAGACAAAAAATGATACTGTTCAGAATGAATCAGACAAGGGTTCTCGTGACGATGATcgtagcagcagcagcagcagcagtagGAGTAGCAGTTCAGATGACGAGTCTATAGATTCAACAAAGAAACGAGAG GAACTGGATGGGAAGACCAGCGATTTGGTCTCGTCGACTGCTGCCTCTATAGCTAACTCGGCTATGCCAGGGGTATCGGCATCTGAAGGAACTATCAGCATTGTCGAAAATGCATTTGCTGAAAATAGTTCCATACCTGATATGATCGCTTCGAAAAAGTTGGAGACAGCTACAAAGGAACAATCATCAAAGCCAAATGAAGATGGAGATTTAGATTTATCAG CACACGCTGAAAGTCcagaaaatttcaaacctGAAGCTGAAGATCAG CCATTGATTGAATCGAGGCCACCAGTGCCACAAAGAACATCATGGTTGAGTTGCTGTGGTTTGTGTGATGTATTTACTGGCTCGAACCGATAG
- the LOC111782279 gene encoding pentatricopeptide repeat-containing protein At5g46460, mitochondrial-like, with protein sequence MRNVGAKLPTFKILLLSFQFSLSVQRIGCSLISSSSYICLFGTKRFSVSTTPSYNYWLSLHLRNGRINEARSLFDHISSPGVNLYTMMIAGYAEKGRLEDALKLFYEMPVKDLVSWNSMLKGCLKCGDLSMAWNVFDKMPQRNVISWTTIIDGLLEFGRVEVAERFFWEMPTRDVAAWNSMVHGYFSNGRVEDAVELFEKMPFRNVISWTSVIGGLDQNGRSYEALLVFQKMLASFIKPTSSTLACALTACANIRTFFIGVQIHGLIVKTGHCFDEYIAASLITFYANCKLIQNAFDIFNDDLRRNVAVWTALLTGYGLNCKHDDALRVFKGMMRMCVLPNQSSLTSALNSCCGLEAVDRGREVHSVAYKLGLENDIFVGNSLVVMYTKCGQIRDGVVVFTGMSRKNVVSWNSIIVGCAQHGFGMWALTLFAQMIRSRVDPDEITLIGLLSACSHSGLLTKGRYGELDEAEALIHTMPIKANYTVWLALLSSCSKHSNVDVAERAAKCVLELQPSCSAAYTLLSNLYASNGKWTEVSKIRKKMKDEGILKQPGSSWITVKGIRHDFLSGDRSHPSSRKIYQKLEWLRGKLKELGYVPDPKFSLHDVESEQKEEMLSSHSERLAIGFGLISTVEGSTITVMKNLRICGDCHNAIKLIAKVVGREIVVRDSSRFHHFRSGACSCGDYW encoded by the exons ATGCGAAACGTTGGCGCCAAATTAccaactttcaaaattttgctATTGTCATTCCAATTCTCCCTCTCTGTTCAACGCATTGGCTGTTCTTTGATTTCGTCGAGCTcttatatttgtttgtttggaaCCAAAAGGTTCTCTGTTTCGACCACTCCCTCTTACAATTATTGGCTTTCTCTTCATCTAAGAAACGGAAGAATCAATGAAGCCCGATCATTATTTGATCACATATCTTCTCCTGGTGTTAACTTATACACCATGATGATTGCGGGTTATGCAGAAAAAGGTAGGCTTGAGGATGCCCTGAAACTGTTCTATGAAATGCCTGTGAAGGATCTGGTTTCTTGGAATTCTATGCTCAAAGGGTGTCTCAAATGTGGGGATTTAAGTATGGCCTGGAACGTGTTTGACAAAATGCCGCAAAGGAATGTCATTTCTTGGACGACCATAATCGATGGGCTGCTGGAGTTTGGGAGAGTTGAGGTTGCTGAGCGCTTTTTCTGGGAGATGCCCACTAGGGATGTTGCTGCCTGGAATTCCATGGTTCATGGATATTTTAGTAATGGTAGAGTTGAAGATGCCGTTGAGTTGTTTGAGAAAATGCCTTTCCGGAATGTGATTTCGTGGACTTCTGTGATTGGTGGGCTTGACCAGAATGGAAGGAGTTACGAAGCTCTACTTGTTTTCCAGAAAATGTTGGCTTCCTTTATCAAACCCACTTCGAGCACGTTGGCCTGTGCATTGACAGCTTGTGCAAACATACGTACTTTCTTCATAGGTGTACAGATTCATGGTCTAATTGTTAAGACTGGTCACTGCTTTGATGAATACATAGCTGCTTCCCTTATAACATTTTATGCAAACTGCAAGCTAATACAGAATGCTTTCGACATTTTTAACGACGATTTACGGAGAAATGTTGCGGTTTGGACGGCTCTTCTAACGGGATATGGATTGAACTGTAAGCACGACGATGCGTTACGGGTTTTCAAGGGTATGATGAGAATGTGTGTGCTTCCTAATCAATCTTCTCTGACTAGTGCTCTAAATTCATGTTGTGGATTAGAGGCTGTTGATAGAGGCAGGGAAGTTCATAGTGTAGCTTACAAGCTAGGCTTGGAAAATGATATCTTTGTCGGTAATTCTCTCGTGGTTATGTATACTAAATGTGGACAAATTCGTGATGGGGTTGTTGTCTTCACAGGAATGTCTAGAAAGAATGTTGTGTCCTGGAACTCCATCATTGTTGGATGTGCACAACATGGTTTTGGGATGTGGGCTTTGACTCTCTTCGCTCAAATGATTCGTTCAAGGGTGGATCCAGACGAGATTACGCTCATAGGATTACTTTCAGCTTGCAGCCATTCTGGATTGTTAACAAAAG GCCGATATGGCGAATTGGACGAAGCCGAAGCGCTGATTCATACCATGCCTATCAAAGCTAACTACACGGTGTGGCTTGCACTGCTCAGCAGTTGCTCCAAACACTCTAATGTGGATGTAGCTGAAAGGGCAGCAAAATGTGTGTTGGAACTACAACCAAGCTGTAGTGCTGCTTATACATTACTCTCCAATCTATACGCTTCTAATGGAAAATGGACTGAAGTTTCCAaaataaggaagaagatgaaagatGAAGGGATTTTAAAGCAACCTGGAAGTAGCTGGATTACAGTTAAGGGGATCAGGCATGATTTTCTTTCGGGCGATCGGTCGCATCCATCGAGCCGAAAAATATACCAAAAACTAGAATGGCTAAGAGGGAAGTTGAAGGAATTGGGTTATGTACCTGATCCGAAGTTCTCCTTGCATGATGTTGAGTCAGAACAAAAGGAAGAGATGCTGTCAAGTCATAGTGAGAGGCTTGCTATTGGGTTTGGATTAATCAGTACAGTTGAGGGTAGCACCATAACAGTAATGAAAAACCTCCGCATTTGTGGCGATTGTCACAATGCCATCAAGCTTATAGCGAAAGTCGTCGGTCGGGAAATCGTCGTTAGAGACTCTAGCCGCTTTCATCACTTTCGTAGCGGAGCCTGTTCTTGTGGAGATTACTGGTAG